GGGAATGTTCTCCGTGGTACTGACCGCATTTGCGCCCAGCGTTGCTTTTTTACTTTATTTTTATTTGAAGGACCGGACGGAACAGGAGCCTTTGGGGTTAGTGATTCGCCTCTTTCTTTTTGGGGGGGTGATCGTATTTCCGGTGATGATCCTCCAGCACGTTCTGCTGACCGAAATAAGTAACCATCCGCTTTTTATGAGTTTTATCGCCACCGGATTGGTGGAAGAATTTTTTAAATGGCTTCTCTTCATGTTCTTTATTTACCATCATATCGAATTTAACGAGCGGTTTGACGCCATCGTATATAGTGTAGCCATTTCGATGGGATTTGCGACCTTGGAGAATTTCTTCTATCTTCTTCTTGACGGCATTTCCACCGCCTATTTGCGCGCCCTCTTTCCCGTTTCAGGGCATGCCCTGTTTGGGGTGCTGATGGGGTACTATATAAGTCGCGCCAAGTTTTCCGGCGAGGTAAAAAGAGAAAAGTTTTATCTCCTTCTTTCCCTTAGCGTTCCCTTCATTCTTCATGGGATCTATGATACCCTCCTCCTTTGGGTCGATCATTGGTTTTTGCTACTGCTCCCCTTCATGGGGTTTTGGTGGATGGTTGCCTTGAAAAAAGCGGAATCCACGAACCTTCCTTCTAAAAATCTCACGGTTCGGCAAGACTATGGAAAGGAGATCTCCTTGGCAGGAGAAGGAGCCGGAAAGGGAGTGAATTCATGAAAAAGGTGAAAGTTACGGTTCGTTGCAACCGCTGCGGGGAGGTTTATACCCTGCGCGGGAGAAGGGATAAGAACGGCCTCATTAAAACGGGATTCCGTAGATGTATCTGCGATAACGCCGATGATTTTACCATTACCTCCGATCCCCATCCGTAAGTTTTCAAGGGGAAGATCCGTCTTCCATCCATTCTCGAATATGTATAAAAGAACTCCTCCCACCTCAGACTAAGGTAAGACGGTATATAAGGGAGGGTTTTCTTTGGGCAAAATCGCAACCATCCTCGTTCCGGTTCTGGCCGTCTCCCTGGTGGGGACATCCTATTGGGGGTATCGGGAGAATCAGGAAAAAAACTCTATTTTGATCAAAGCAGAAAATCAATACCAGCAAGGTTTTCACGATTTAACCTTTTATATGGATTCATTGCATCGGGAGTTGGGAAAATCGATTGCCATGAACTCCCGGAGACAATTGGGCCCCTGTCTTACCAATGTATGGCGCTTATCCTATGCGGCCCAAAATGGCGTCGGACAGCTCCCCCTTACCTTAATGCCCTTTAACAAGACGGAGGAATTCCTCTTCAAGATGGGGGATTTCTCCTTCCGGACGGCAACCAGGGATTTAGAGAAAGAACCCCTGACCTCTTCCGAGTGGAAAACCTTAAAAAATCTTTATGCCCGTTCCGGGGAGATCGTGCAAGAACTGAGAAAGGTGGAGCAGGCCATTTATGACAAGAAACTGAGATGGATGGACGTGGAGCAGGCGATCGCCACGGAAGATAAAAAGATGGATCATACGATCATCGATGGGTTTAAATGGATTGATCAACGGGTGGATGGGTTTCGGGAGATCGATTTCGGGATGAATACCACCTCCAGTGAAGAGATCCAGATCAAACGCCTGGAGAATCTCACGGGGGAAGAGATCTCTCCGGAGGAAGCGAAGCAAAAGGCATTAACTTTTACCGGGATCAAAACTCCAAGGAAGGTAAAGGTGACTGCTGTGGATAAAAAAGGAGTCTATCCGGTCTATGAT
The DNA window shown above is from Thermicanus aegyptius DSM 12793 and carries:
- the ypeB gene encoding germination protein YpeB; this translates as MGKIATILVPVLAVSLVGTSYWGYRENQEKNSILIKAENQYQQGFHDLTFYMDSLHRELGKSIAMNSRRQLGPCLTNVWRLSYAAQNGVGQLPLTLMPFNKTEEFLFKMGDFSFRTATRDLEKEPLTSSEWKTLKNLYARSGEIVQELRKVEQAIYDKKLRWMDVEQAIATEDKKMDHTIIDGFKWIDQRVDGFREIDFGMNTTSSEEIQIKRLENLTGEEISPEEAKQKALTFTGIKTPRKVKVTAVDKKGVYPVYDISILNGDDSSTLVEVTKRGGRLLWMMNTRPIKAARLSIENGEVKAYRFLLSHGWDGMENVKTERQDNTAIYTYAPREGGILLYPDVITVKVALDRGDVVGIQAQNYVANHRKRNLPKPTLSVQAAEKRLNPNFRVEERSLALVQNERNEEVLVYEFVGKVDKTDYQVFINAKNGEEEKIDHLDYVS
- the prsW gene encoding glutamic-type intramembrane protease PrsW, which gives rise to MFSVVLTAFAPSVAFLLYFYLKDRTEQEPLGLVIRLFLFGGVIVFPVMILQHVLLTEISNHPLFMSFIATGLVEEFFKWLLFMFFIYHHIEFNERFDAIVYSVAISMGFATLENFFYLLLDGISTAYLRALFPVSGHALFGVLMGYYISRAKFSGEVKREKFYLLLSLSVPFILHGIYDTLLLWVDHWFLLLLPFMGFWWMVALKKAESTNLPSKNLTVRQDYGKEISLAGEGAGKGVNS